The following are encoded in a window of Naumovozyma castellii chromosome 10, complete genome genomic DNA:
- the CRN1 gene encoding coronin (ancestral locus Anc_4.309) has protein sequence MSGKFVRASKYRHVFGQAVKKELQYENVKVTNNAWDSNVIKTNGKFISVNWNASGGGAFAVIPVAEVGKCPDQVPLFRGHTAQVLDTDFDPFNDHIIASSSDDSKIGIWKIPEDYSFQHYLDPDGEPKNIKPVKFLSGHSRKVGHVLFHPVAENVLASSSLDYTVKLWNIETGEAVITLKHPDMVTSMSFSYGGNHLATVCRDKKLRVWDIREGKIVSEGPAHAGAKNQRVVWLGNSDRLATTGFSRLSDRQIGIWDAFNLEKGDLGGFYTVDQSSGILMPFYDDGNKILYLAGKGDGNIRYYEFQNDELFELSEFQSTEAQRGFAVAPKRMVNIKENEVLKCFKTVVDQRIEPISFHVPRRSEEFQEDIYPDAPSSKPALSAEEWFSGKSVGGPILVSLKTVFDGSAPLFHDAKKETTPKPKEEEVKEKTPSTKETSTPKQEEKQASQEAIKKNSPSPSVTPSASTLGDVLKADNSVDKLLQKSSTLDSINAAEDPSKDTSNWDEEDDKPAPVEISKPIEKTPSPKKEVSKPEPKVTVTPQQEKKEPVSIATDRVDASSKSVETKPTATATVTTGKSLGLKQSVEKLSELVLHLEDVIAKLNQSNIQKDERLRTLETKIDMLLKDNK, from the coding sequence ATGAGTGGTAAATTTGTCCGTGCATCCAAATATAGACATGTCTTTGGGCAAGCAGTCAAGAAGGAATTGCAATATGAAAATGTCAAGGTGACCAATAATGCATGGGATTCCAATGTCATTAAGACAAACGGGAAATTCATCTCTGTGAACTGGAACGCCTCTGGTGGTGGTGCATTTGCTGTGATTCCAGTTGCAGAAGTTGGGAAGTGCCCAGACCAAGTTCCCCTATTTAGAGGCCATACTGCTCAGGTTTTAGACACTGATTTCGATCCATTTAATGACCATATCATTGCTTCAAGTTCTGATGATTCCAAGATTGGAATCTGGAAAATCCCAGAGGATTATTCATTTCAACATTACCTCGACCCTGATGGAGAACCTAAGAATATTAAGCCGGTGAAGTTTTTGTCTGGTCATTCTAGAAAGGTTGGTCATGTTTTATTCCATCCAGTCGCTGAAAATGTCCTtgcttcatcatctttggACTATACTGTCAAGTTGTGGAATATTGAGACAGGCGAAGCCGTGATCACTTTGAAGCATCCAGATATGGTTACTTCAATGTCCTTTTCATACGGTGGGAATCATTTAGCTACAGTATGCCGTGATAAGAAATTAAGAGTATGGGACATTAGAGAGGGTAAAATTGTTAGTGAAGGCCCTGCACATGCAGGCGCCAAGAACCAGCGTGTGGTTTGGTTAGGAAATTCCGATAGACTGGCTACCACTGGGTTCTCCAGATTAAGTGATCGTCAAATCGGTATTTGGGATGCatttaatttggaaaagggTGATTTGGGTGGATTTTACACTGTGGATCAATCCTCTGGTATCTTGATGCCATTCTACGACGATGGGAATAAAATCCTTTATCTGGCTGGTAAAGGTGATGGTAATATTAGGTATTatgaatttcaaaatgatgaattgtttgaattatCTGAATTCCAATCCACTGAAGCTCAAAGAGGGTTCGCTGTTGCACCAAAGCGTATGGTCAACATTAAGGAAAACGAAGTATTGAAATGTTTTAAAACTGTGGTTGATCAACGTATCGAACCAATATCTTTCCACGTCCCAAGAAGATCCGAAGAGtttcaagaagatatttATCCTGATGCACCATCCTCTAAACCAGCTTTGAGTGCTGAAGAATGGTTTTCTGGAAAATCTGTAGGGGGACCTATCCTTGTTAGTTTAAAGACTGTATTTGATGGATCTGCACCATTATTTCACGATGCCAAGAAGGAAACCACACCAAAGCctaaagaggaagaagtgAAGGAAAAGACTCCTTCAACGAAGGAAACTTCAACACcaaaacaagaagaaaagcAAGCAAGTCAAGAAGCGATTAAGAAGAATTCTCCATCTCCCTCAGTAACTCCAAGTGCTTCCACTTTGGGAGATGTATTGAAAGCTGATAACTCTGTCGATAAATTATTGCAAAAGTCGTCAACTTTAGATTCAATTAATGCTGCTGAGGATCCTTCAAAAGATACCTCCAATTgggatgaagaagatgataaacCAGCACCAGTGGAAATAAGCAAACCCATTGAAAAAACACCTTCGCCTAAGAAGGAAGTTAGTAAACCTGAACCGAAAGTAACGGTCACCCCAcaacaagagaagaaagaacCAGTATCAATAGCAACCGATAGAGTAGATGCATCCTCCAAGTCTGTTGAAACTAAACCAACTGCTACAGCAACAGTAACAACCGGCAAATCTCTTGGTTTGAAGCAATCAgtggaaaaattatcaGAACTGGTGCTACACCTAGAAGATGTAATCGCCAAGTTGAACCAAAGTAACATTCAAAAGGATGAACGTCTACGCACTTTGGAAACTAAAATTGATATGTTGCTGAAGGACAATAAATAG
- the MAG2 gene encoding RING-type E3 ubiquitin transferase MAG2 (ancestral locus Anc_4.308) → MSNDNNPTKSGPEKESLDSSRKGSNRKTGSKKRGDSKTRGRSNNAVQRGRLNRPNAYQRQKNDVGMPPDLDLSIQEEITGGNFKLRGRKTQVSINHLLEFQLPEIERQREHISNKKASSRHSNSDQHAHLHGDSFINANYKLFVNDRADYREQSNDPNKLVPEEKIIRVVVPKGQNCPICLSEEPIAPRMITCGHIFCMSCLINFFSIEETIKNPETGYVKKKKYKECPLCGSIVRRERVKAVLFEDASIYKSHDKKPTPGSLTTLQLMCKPHGSVLALPVQLKLDPLQVGDFPPLTCKELEPYARIMKCDKEQSVRFFQEDAEAIETQNEIDKALYGGNNKYVKEALAEIDTQIATILSEEDYEDTTSMIKSMERLNIDLPSKYDDSTAYFFYQTFFQSSTKFFLSPMDVKILLTTFHNYSAFPETLHAMVENVYYGTIVTESFINRYKYIGHLPIGTEVALIDIDWRSVPSIPKEVYDQFAVELRQRRRKFNMKKQKEDKQKKIYEKMLEKEQAEFYRRENSNFPYQDDFEIVNSYNSIRSSPVVLDSLGPSETNLNEDETSNVSKKKSYKEKTIWGTSISVTPNDKIIKENQEFEEMLLKRMQQEDASSDTSRDEKTQGGSRNGKKGKKKGKIMLFSNNNHQFK, encoded by the coding sequence ATGTCAAACGATAATAATCCGACGAAATCTGGTCCAGAAAAGGAGTCTTTAGATTCTAGTAGAAAAGGCTCGAATAGAAAAACGGGGTCTAAGAAGAGAGGTGATTCGAAGACCAGGGGTAGATCCAATAATGCTGTTCAACGAGGTCGATTGAATAGACCAAATGCATACCAAAGACAAAAGAATGATGTTGGAATGCCACCTGATCTAGATTTATCTATTCAAGAAGAGATTACTGGTGGTAATTTCAAACTACGAGGCAGAAAGACTCAAGTATCTATTAATCATCTGCTTGAATTTCAACTTCCGGAGATTGAAAGACAACGGGAACATATAAGTAATAAGAAAGCGTCAAGTAGGCATAGTAACTCAGATCAACATGCTCATTTACATGGTGattcttttattaatgCTAATTATAAGTTGTTTGTTAATGATCGAGCCGACTATAGAGAACAGAGTAATGATCCGAATAAATTAGTtcctgaagaaaaaattattagagtTGTGGTTCCAAAGGGTCAGAATTGTCCCATTTGTTTGAGTGAGGAGCCTATAGCTCCAAGAATGATAACTTGTGGTCATATATTCTGTATGAGTTGCttaattaatttcttttccatcGAGGAAACAATCAAGAATCCCGAAACTGGATAtgtaaagaagaaaaaatataaggAATGTCCCTTATGTGGCAGCATTGTACGTCGTGAAAGAGTGAAAGCTGTTTTGTTTGAAGATGCATCTATATACAAAAGTCATGACAAAAAGCCTACACCTGGGTCACTTACCACTTTACAATTAATGTGCAAGCCTCATGGATCAGTATTAGCGTTACCTGttcaattaaaattagaCCCTTTGCAAGTGGGTGACTTTCCACCATTAACTTGCAAAGAACTAGAACCCTATGCTCGTATCATGAAATGCGATAAAGAACAATCAGTTAGGTTTTTCCAAGAAGATGCTGAAGCGATAGAAACACagaatgaaattgataaggCACTTTATGGaggtaataataaatacGTAAAGGAAGCATTAGCTGAAATTGATACTCAAATAGCAACTATTCTCTCTGAGGAAGATTATGAGGATACAACGTCAATGATCAAATCGATGGAACGATTAAATATCGATCTTCCTTCCAAATATGATGACTCTACTgcatatttcttttatcaAACATTTTTCCAGTCGTCAACGAAATTCTTTTTATCTCCTATGGATGTCAAGATTCTACTTACTACATTCCATAATTATTCTGCATTCCCTGAGACACTACATGCGATGGTAGAGAACGTGTATTATGGCACCATAGTAACAGAATCATTTATCAATCgttataaatatattggaCACCTACCAATAGGAACAGAAGTTGCCTTGATTGACATTGATTGGCGGTCTGTACCTTCTATCCCAAAAGAAGTTTATGATCAATTTGCAGTTGAATTGAGGCAACGTCGTCGTAAATTCAACATGAAGAAGCAAAAGGAGGataaacaaaagaaaatatatgaaaaaatGCTTGAAAAAGAACAGGCAGAATTTTATAGGCGAGAAAACAGTAATTTCCCTTACCAggatgattttgaaattgtgaATAGTTATAATTCAATACGAAGCTCACCTGTCGTTTTGGATTCCCTGGGGCCTTCAGAGACAAATTTAAACGAAGATGAAACTAGTAACGTTTCCAAAAAAAAGTCATACAAGGAGAAAACTATTTGGGGTACGTCAATATCAGTGACTCCTAATGACAAAATTATCAAGGAAAatcaagaatttgaagaaatgcTACTAAAGAGAATGCAGCAAGAAGATGCAAGCTCCGACACTTCCAGAGATGAAAAAACTCAAGGCGGTAGTCGGAACGGGAAGAAGGGCAAGAAGAAGGGTAAGATCATGCTTTTCAGTAACAATAATCACCAATTTAAATAA